A genomic window from Euleptes europaea isolate rEulEur1 chromosome 9, rEulEur1.hap1, whole genome shotgun sequence includes:
- the CFI gene encoding complement factor I — protein sequence MRLISVLVFILYLLLCTDTAKGITRSSKKPTQQAPPENYLIEECLNNSYTVNSCKKVFCQPWQRCMDGTCSCKLPYQCPKNGTSVCSAERKTFRTYCQLKSYECQRPKSKFRSRGSCTPQDNFEVSLKPENASERFIQVAVNSQETFICGHEWSMNEANVVCRDLHFPEGADRIKLDRPDDAWNSSECLKVTCRGTETSLAECSLASTSRGRKKLAKVVCHTAHKECSSTEFRCVNRKCIPSDKTCDGINDCGDLSDELCCKACRGESFHCSSNVCIPNKYLCNKEMDCLTGEDENNHLCREGREETEEESMDTERRKIKTFLPQIHCGVPNHTVTRRKRIIGGHSAGKGEFPWQVAIRSVSNTQVNCGGIYIGGCWILTAAHCVRQSYVHTYRIWTGMLDTVLKNEGIETFKLNRVIIHENYISKTYENDIALLEMKTIDQGKPCSPPNTVAACVPWSPYMFPAGHQCKVSGWGRAEGYERQFALKWGYVNLMSNCSEIYKERYFKGMECAGTYDGSVDSCRGDSGGPLVCFDSNNVAYVWGIVSWGENCGEEGHPGVYTKVADYFEWISRHTGKAVVSRFNV from the exons ATGAGACTAATATCAGTTCTCGTGTTCATTTTATACTTATTGCTTTGCACTGATACAGCAAAG GGTATAACTAGGAGCAGCAAGAAGCCCACCCAGCAAGCTCCACCGGAAAACTATTTGATTGAAGAATGTCTAAACAACAGTTATACTGTGAATTCTTGCAAGAAAGTCTTTTGCCAACCCTGGCAAAGGTGTATGGATGGTACCTGTTCCTGTAAGCTACCCTATCAGTGCCCAAAGAACGGCACCTCGGTTTGTTCTGCGGAGAGAAAGACTTTTCGAACCTACTGTCAGCTAAAGAGCTACGAGTGTCAACGTCCCAAGAGCAAATTTAGGAGCAGAGGAAGCTGTACACCTCAAG ACAATTTTGAAGTTTCCTTGAAGCCAGAAAATGCATCAGAGAGATTCATTCAAGTTGCAGTGAATTCCCAGGAGACGTTTATTTGTGGGCATGAATGGAGTATGAATGAAGCCAATGTGGTCTGCAGAGATCTTCATTTCCCAGA AGGGGCTGACCGCATAAAGTTGGATCGCCCAGATGATGCCTGGAATTCATCAGAGTGCCTTAAAGTGACTTGCAGAGGCACAGAGACCAGCCTAGCGGAATGCTCTTTAGCTAGCACCAGTAGGGGTCGCAAGAAGCTTGCTAAGGTGGTATGCCACACAGCACACAAAG AATGTTCCTCCACCGAATTCCGCTGCGTCAACAGAAAATGCATCCCTTCAGATAAAACATGTGATGGAATCAATGACTGTGGAGACCTAAGTGATGAATTATGTTGCAAAG CGTGCAGAGGTGAAAGCTTCCACTGTTCCTCAAATGTGTGTATTCCAAACAAATACCTCTGTAACAAAGAAATGGACTGCTTAACAGGAGAAGACGAAAATAACCACTTGTGTAGAG aaggaagagaagaaactGAGGAGGAATCTATGGATACAG aaagaagaaaaatcaaaacaTTTCTGCCCCAAATACATTGTGGTGTTCCAAACCACACGGTTACTCGTCGGAAGCGAATCATTGGCGGAcattctgcaggaaag GGTGAATTTCCTTGGCAGGTGGCAATTAGAAGTGTCAGTAATACCCAAGTGAACTGTGGTGGGATTTATATTGGGGGCTGTTGGATTCTTACTGCCGCACACTGTGTGAG acaAAGCTATGTTCATACCTATAGAATATGGACTGGAATGTTGGATACAGTACTTAAGAATGAGGGAATAGAAACCTTTAAATTAAATAGAGTGATAATCCATGAGAACTATATTTCCAAAACATACGAAAATGATATTGCTTTGCTGGAAATGAAGACCATTGATCAAGGGAAGCCGTGTTCGCCACCCAACACGGTGGCAGCGTGCGTCCCTTGGTCACCTTATATGTTCCCAGCAGGCCACCAGTGCAAAGTGTCCGGTTGGGGACGGGCAGAAG GTTATGAAAGACAATTTGCACTTAAATGGGGCTATGTTAATTTAATGTCAAACTGTTCTGAAATCTACAAGGAACGTTATTTTAAAGGCATGGAATGTGCAG GTACATATGATGGTTCGGTAGATTCCTGTAGAGGTGACTCAGGAGGACCTTTGGTTTGTTTTGACTCTAATAACGTAGCTTATGTTTGGGGCATTGTGAGTTGGGGTGAAAACTGTGGCGAAGAAGGACATCCTGGTGTTTACACAAAGGTGGCTGATTATTTTGAATGGATTAGCCGTCACACTGGAAAGGCTGTAGTTTCTCGATTTAATGTGTGA